The stretch of DNA gttacatttctattttcatctttttttttcgttttaatcTCTGTCTCCCTTTGTCTGTGCACTGGCCGCTCTCTATTccatttatatttaattttctattcatatatttattttttacgtctatctgtctgtctgtctgtttgtctgtctgtctgtctgtccctctgtgTTTATCTAAGTGTTGATATTAAAGCGATCCAATGAAGGGAGAGTTGTTGTATTATCTCAAAAAGAACACATAAATTAaaagacttaaccccttcagtaccatgacgcgtttctacatttattctgttttctatttgacatttttaaacagcttcagaaacttacgttgtaattaaaatagtgaagactgtggccatttatcttgacctccatagacccttcctaatgtcaataagactCTAATTTTTttacctaaaactcatggtaaaaaagtgtcccattactgaagagcttaaatgacaaggtggaagagaagtaagTCAATTGAGAAacgtaaaaaagaataaggaaaggtgTAAGATGCGTACCTTGGTTATCTCTGTCATCCCTACATAAAAACACCCCTTTCTCTTTTGACCCattatccccatccatgaatatACCCAAAGCTTTTAACGCCTCCAGTACCATAACgcaatttcatattcattctgcttactgagTAGTGATCGCAGCTtcaaaaaacttatgtggggattaaaatagtgagaactggccattaatcttccgacctcaatagacccttcctaatgtaaataaaatcgcctaaaaGCACccgaaactcaaggtagaaatgcatcacagtactgaaagggttaatagagaggaaggaggttgAAATGggaacgatgatgatgatgatgatgatggtggtggtggtggtggtgctggtgatggtatTTAAACATTGCCTCGCTGCTGACATCCTGAGTACTAAGTCTGTTTGTGAGGACTTAATGAGCTTGGTGGAATAGAGAGGATGATGTATGAGTGTGTGCTTCACTGAAAACTTTGTGGCTTTAGTTACCCAttgtcgacacacacacacacacacacacacacacacacacacacacacacacacacacacacacacacacacacacacacacacacaccggcaacaactagaacaataaaataagtaaaaataagtaCAGTAAATACATAGAAATTAATAGAATCTAATAAAGTGAACAAAATAACAGATAAATATGTTGCCTAAttagatgaaagggaagaatgaataGTTATAGAGCTTAATATGCATGAGATAGTTATACACGAgttagaatgaaggaaatgcagcaaaataaaaaaaaggacaaatttGTTGCCTAAATAAAAATTGATAATGTTAAAAGTTAaggtgtttaaccccttcagtatcaggacgctttttcatattcattctggttactatttggtgattttatacagcttcagaaactcatgtggggattagaatagtgaagactctggccattaatctcctgatctccatagacaaTAGGTAAtgtgtataaaatcgtctaatcatgcccaaaccttgtagtaaaaatgcgtcccagtgctggaAGGGTTAACAGAAGTGCAGGAAGAATTTATGCTCGAGTTGGAATGAATGAAAtgtaacaaaataagaaaaaatgatgtatacattTGTTAGTAAGGTGAatataatggaaagaaaaattgatagtTATGGAATTTATTGCAAATACGGAAAATAATTAGATTGTTATGAaagggtaaaaataaataaaaagtaacgaaataaaaaaaaaagtataaacttGTTACGAAAATGAATATAATGGAATGAAAAATCAATAGTTATGGAGTTTAATACAAgtatgaaaaataattagataattaaataaaaggttaaattaaatagtcaaataagatatagaaataaaaaagatatataaatttGCTACGAAGCTCAACGTaatggaaagaagaattaaTAGTTATAGAGCTTAATACAAATACGAGAAATAATTAGATAGCTATGCACCggtaaaataaactaaagataACGAAAATAAAGGATATAAATTTGTTACGAGAATgaatataatggaaaaaaaaatcattagttATGGAGTTTAATACAAGTGCGAGAAATAATTAGATAGTTATGCACTGGTGTGGGTGAAGGTGAGCCACTTGGTGTACTCTCTGTGACTGGAGGGCCTGGACGTCGGGGAGcaggcgtggcggcggcggggcacTTCGAGGCGCTACTGCACTGTAGGGCGCCGCTAGACTGTCATTACCTCTGATCGATGGGAGTTTACACGAGTTAGCCCTTGCCTCGTTTTCCTTCCCCCATCGATCAACACTagtccattttcttttgcttgGTCCTTTTCTTGTGTTACCGTTTTCTTCGATATCGTTTTCTGTGTTAGCGTTTTCTATGATCGCGTCTGtagtgtttttctcttctctctctctctctctctctttatttactttcttatgTTGATATTAGCGTTCCTGAGCGTTGATTTACCTGTATGTgcgtaggttaggttaggttaggttaggttgaaatgTCATTTTTAGCTAAGTAATTTCAAGCAGTTTTATACGAAGATAATATTTGATCCGAGTATATTAAAAGTTAGATTATTTAGGTTACTTTCCACTTTGCTGTActagactaggttaggttaggttagataaggccCGACTCACTTGACCCATTCAGTATTCACAACACTCATCGCTTCTTAATTAATCCCATTCACCGCCTATTCACACCCGGCCTTATAAGGGACAAATTTTGAAAGccttgtggtggtgtgatgatctggtgttgaggtggtgttgCGGGTCTTgctgtgtgatggtggtggtggtgctgagatGCTTATGTGTTGAGGTGTtggggtgtggtggtgctgtgtcgTTTAGGTGTTGAAGTGTTGTagtatggtgttgtggtggtgctaaAGTGCTGTGGTGTTGGGAGTGTTTAGATGTGCTTTAGTTTTGTGAtgttagtgtgtggtggtggtgtgctatGGTGATGAGGTGCTGGAGTGCTGTGGTGTTGAAATAATGTGTTGGGGTGTTGAGTTgttgaggtgtggtggtgttttcaggtgttgttttgtggtggtggtgtgctgtggtgttgaAATAATGTGTTGGGGTGTTGAGTTGCTGAGGTGTGGTGGAGTTTTCAGATgttaggttgtggtggtggtgtgctgtggtgttgaAATGATGTGTGGGGTGTTGAGTTGCTGAGGTGTGGTGGAGTTTTCAGATGttaggttgtggtggtagtgtgctgtggtgttgagATGCTGGAGTGTCGTGGTGCTGAAGTGCTAAGGTGTTGGAGTATCGAAGTGTGTTGGAGTTTTGAGATGTTGAGTTGTGGTGTTGCGCGGGTGCTGGGGTGAGGTGGTGGAGTGCTGTGGTGTTGAGGTGCTGATGTGTTGGGGTGTTGGGATATTGGTAtagaggtgtggtggtgttggctgagGCAGTACCGACGTGGCAGCTAATTACACACCTTGAAGTGAAAGTTTGGCTTCTAAGTTCCATTCTCCCTTGTAGTAATTTAGTGATTTGTAATTCTCCGCAAGACTGGTCACACCTTCACCTTGGTTCACTTCTCGGGGGTAATATTGGTTATCtagttacttgttttttttattattttggttatttttttcaagttcatCCTTAAAATTGGTCAAAGTGGGTTCatattttacgtttttttcacTCCCTTCAAAATATTTCAGCTGTAATTTGTTTTAACAGTGGTGTTGCAATTTACTTATCTTTATTCCTTACGAGTTTTGCAATTAAGTCATTCCTAGCTCCAAATACTGACAAgaccgtagtttttttttctcccttcaaaGTGATTTAGCCATTCTTTGTTCCTTTCGAAGACTGACTCTATCCGTACCATAGGCTACTTTCCCTGTCTCTCACCCGCTTTGCAAACAGTTCAGTCATTCTTATCTTGAAAACTTGGTATTATCTTTATCACGTACACCTTTTCTTCCAAAAGCTAATTTAATCTTTTAATTCTCTGAAAGACTTACCCGACGTCTACTGTTACCGGTTCACGTTTCTTCCATTCTCGATGATTTTGTTCATTCTTAATTTTTGTCTCAGACGTtagtaaatattttcttttgggAGGCATTCAGGTGCTGCCCTCAGAGTGTGGGGCGAGCTGGTGTATATAGTTGTTCTACCTGTAGCTTGCACCATGGTGTTGGGTTTGAAGGGCGGTGTGGCGGCTGGCTGTGCTGTGTTGCATGGGTTGTTGGTGTAACACTGAGGCTGACCAGAGGCCGAGGCCTGAATGAGTGGCGAGGcgcaaggaaagaagagattctCAGAATATTTTAAtggaataaataattaatactGGGTACAATAATTTAGTGAAGATACTCAGAGTCTGAACAGACTTACTGaggtgaggaaagagggagtgcGAGAGGCGGGAAGAGACTTGTGTCGAGGCCATGGCGGGAGTTGAGCTTCCTTCGCTGTTTACTTGGACTCGTTGGAGCCAGGGGCGAAGTAAGTCCTCCTTGGGGGAGCGTAGGACTCGAAGGAGCCTGACTCGAAGGAGCGGGACTCGAAGGACTCGCGGGAGTGGGAGTCGGGGTAGCGAGCCACGCCGTCGTACTTGACGTCGGCCACGTAGCCGTCGTCACCGTCCACAACGTAAGTGACGGTCTGGCGGCGGCCGTCAGGGAGGTGCACGGAGTACGCGCCCTGGGTGTCCTCGCCGTCACGGCCTTCCTTGTGGTCGAAGTCGTTGCCGCTGGAGGAGTCCCTGACAGCCCACTGGAACTCGTAGTTGGGCCTGGTGAACTCGTCGGACTCGTAGGACTcgaaggagtgggaggaggatgaggggcgGAAGTGTTCGAAGGAGTTAGAGTGCTCGAAGGAGCCGGATGAGGGACGGAAGTGTTCGAAAGAGTCAGAGTCCTGCGGGGGAGGAGAGCAAGGGTTAGGGAGTGGCGGAGTGGATGGAGGCAGGTTTGTGTGGCGAGAGAATGGGATGGGGAGCAAGGGGAAGAAGGGTTGGTCATGACCTTGGACAGGTTGGGGGCCTTGAGGGAGACTTGGCAAGCAGCGCGACCTTCACAGAAAAGGTCCGCTCTACTAACGAGGTCAGGTACACGTGGGAAAAAACTGAACTCATCTGATGTAGTACTGTGTTGGGAGGCAACGCTATTATTGGTGAAGTTTTTGTTCAGAGGTGTATAGACAGGGAAGGTACACAGGTGCACTGGAgaaagttgtttgtgtgtgtgtgtgtgtgtgtgtgtgtgtgtgtgtgtgtgtgtgtgtgtgtgtgtgtgtgtgcgtgcttgcttGCTTGTATGTATGCGTTGGTGATATTTATGAATGTATGAAGTTGCCGTTCATACACTGAATATAGATGTATGAATGGCAGAAAGAGTGCCTCGGGTGCTCACCCTGGGGACGCCGTAGCTGGTTGATGGGCGGCGGTCAGGGGCAGCGAGGGCCACGGCCACGCCcgccaggaagaagaggacctgcAGGAGGAGACAGTCATTAATAAACCCCACGACATTTActttgagagaaaaaatgaagaaaaaagaaaggaaataaaaaaaattaaacctaGACACCTTAGAACCACACTAGAGAGAACAATcttgaaccatgaacatcaccAGTGAACAATGAACTAAGTAATTTGTGAAGCTGTGAAGTTGCTCATGTTTCGTATATGCATTTGATTCCTCGTACCTTTGAGTTCATGTTTAGATCTGACTGTCTGGAGATCGACTGTGCGTTGGGTTGGTGAGTTGTGCCTTATATACCAGCAGGCACAGGGCGTCTCCTCCTGCTCGCCTTCTGCTGTTCTTGAGAGAGGGTCGTCCCGTGCTGAGGTATTGCCGGCGCGCCCAAATCGAACATTGCGGCGGCTCTCTTGTTTCAAAACGCCTCATTTTGTAACGCACCCTTGTCCCAGATTCAGAGGCGTCTTGAGGGCGTCGTGCAGGTGATGGCTGGCAGTGATGGATGCTGAGAAGTGCCTGAAGGGactgtgagcgtgtgtgtgtgtgtgtgtgtgtgtgtgtgtgtgtgtgtgtgtgtgtgtgtgtgtgtgtgtgtgtgtgtgtgtgtgttttcgtagttCCATTACAAATttttcaggtctctctctctctctctctctctctctctctctctctctctctctctctctctctctctctctctctctctctctctctctctctctctctctctctctctctctctctctctctcttaatttggtGCTCGGTAAATAAGAAATGcttagttgttattattattcgttcTACTTTCTATTATTATATTGAtgaaaaatactctctctctctctctctctctctctctctctctctctctctctctctctctctctctctctctctctctctctctctctctctctctctctctctctctctctctctctctctctctacgctggAATATCTTTGCGGTCAGCTTCTTTTTCTGAGTaagtttttcacacacacacacacacacacacacacacacacacacacacacacacacacacacacacacacacacacacacacacacacacacacacacacacacacacacacacacacacacacacacacacacacacgttatggaAGGCAGTTTTTTCACGGTTACCTGCTCACCTGGAGACTACACAGCTCAGGTAACAGATGGAAGTGAAAGGCGACTGATCATGTGATAGACTAATTGGCTCACTCGCAGGCACTGGTGGAAGAGATATTgataggtagatggaaagacagatggatagatagataaatggaaagatggatagataaatggatggatgtatagatagataagtagataaatagatagctggataaagaaatagataggtACTGAGATAGATAGTATATATTTCGATAGATAAACTCATAAATATAGGTAAATGTGAATATATGGAGAAATAAATAGTAAGACTGATACATATACaaatccacagagagagagagagagagagagagagagagagagagagagagagaaagagagagataatccaatttatatttatatttacattGATACCCAGACTAATATAGCAAGTCATCAGCTTCTGAACAGTAAAAGTCAAggattttttctcccttcctctcaagcACAAGGTGATGATATATTTTGTAATTATGCACATGATCCATTCCAGCGTATCAATTTTTATTCTTACCAAGACGCGACACTTAATTGACTCTTAGTGTGCGTGGTGtgtagagggaagggaggaagtgtgATGCTGAAGTGAAGGACAGTAAcaaggatgaataaaagaatgatagTAAAAGAATATTAGTGAAATAgattaaagggaggaaaaagataagaaaatataagaaaagaagtgtGATGTTGAAGTTTAAGGGAAAAACTAAAGGGAGGAAGTGTGATGCTGAAGTGAAATGATGAATAGATAATAGAATAACGGGGAAAAAAGGCTGAAAATAgactaaaggaaggaaatgtgatgGTATGGTTTAAAGGGAAGACTAATGAGAGGAAGTGTGATGGTGTGGACTAAAGGGAATGCTAAAGGAGGAAGTGTGATGTTGAAGTGAGAAGCTgtggtaaatagatagataaaagaataactGGGGAAAAAGAGACTGGAAATGGACTAATACTGCATGAGTGTATTGTCATTATAAGATCACCATCACTAGTCTACTTTACTTAACTCTTTCATAATTACCTCGcacaccttcccttctttactaacacgaaataaagaaatgataaagaatgaataaaaaaaaaacccttcaaTTACGTGACTATTGACTAGAATTTCACTataacatcaccatcattagtgtactttgcataaTCCTTTCATTACTGCTTCACGCACCTTCCCTGAATGACTAAcctaaactagataaattgtagaaggaaagaataagaaataaataaaatgacatgACTAAGTCCTTACTATAACATCTTCCTGCTTACTCTATtttacttaaccctttcattccTACTTCACACACCTTCCTTGAATTGTTAACCtggaataagtaaataacagaataaattaataaaaaagtacATAATTTCTCACTATGGCCATCACTACTCTTACtttacttaaccctttcattccTACTTCACGCACCTTTCTTGAATTGCTAACCTGGGATAAGTAAATAacagaataaattaataaaaataaagataaataaaaagacaaaaaaaaactgaaattacATCATTAAATCTTCACCCTAACATCCCCATCATTCGTCTACTTAACCCGTTCACTCCTATCCCACACACCTTCCTGGAATCACCAACTACTCTAAGacgtcttttcttgttcttccaccacctccaaaTATTGTCCTGCATATAAACTGTATGGAAAAATGTATTCTTTTCAATCCTCTCCTTTTATTGTGATTGCTTATAAACACTCAACACCCTacaccttcttcctctcatccctattctgtccaactccctaacgcaagagttaaccagtactctcaatctttcatccctttcactggtaaactctggaactccctccctgcatctgtat from Portunus trituberculatus isolate SZX2019 chromosome 9, ASM1759143v1, whole genome shotgun sequence encodes:
- the LOC123501283 gene encoding uncharacterized protein LOC123501283 yields the protein MNSKVLFFLAGVAVALAAPDRRPSTSYGVPRDSDSFEHFRPSSGSFEHSNSFEHFRPSSSSHSFESYESDEFTRPNYEFQWAVRDSSSGNDFDHKEGRDGEDTQGAYSVHLPDGRRQTVTYVVDGDDGYVADVKYDGVARYPDSHSRESFESRSFESGSFESYAPPRRTYFAPGSNESK